The Actinopolyspora erythraea genome has a segment encoding these proteins:
- a CDS encoding glycoside hydrolase family 3 protein — protein MRSVPPNSFSRRRLFSLAAGVAAGSGLGGTLARGASAEQLGTSGFRDTALPLDARVEDLLARLNLDEKVALLHQYQPAIPRLGIAEFKTGTEALHGLAWSNDRTANGAVVTATATVFPQAIGLASTWDPELVERVGEAVGTEARGYNSEAPHIWGLQLWAPTVNLLRDPRWGRNEEGYSEDPHLTGVISTAYGRGIQGDDPDRIRAAPVLKHYLANNNEIHRHTTSATLPPRVKHEYYEAAFEPALSAGAATGLMSAYNLVNGRPMTVHPDFDEVVRSWAPHPLFNVTDAGGPNNLTGSQHYYATQPEADAAILKAGLDSFTVDDTDSDKTINAVKTALERGLLTETDVDRAVRHILSVRLRLGELDPHGGPYGWIDRRFVDSPDHRALARRAATAATVLLKNDRGALPLRRDRVRRVAVIGQLTNTLYTDWYSGNLPYEVTPLDGITAALGPEATVTSTEGVDRIVLKAPDGRRVTAGTGEHPLRVTTDTDTATRFDVFGWGEEIVTLRAVSNGKYVSFGSERTLVNDADQPHGWYVRQQFKLIADGGGHVLQYAGNDVGESWFGDAKYVVVGDDGRLRVSASSPSAATTFTREVVRSGNDEAVEAAEGADAAIVVAGSMPFINGRESDDRGDLNLAPTQQAVLERVHGANPNTVLVLQNSYPTTITWAQDNVAAILWTTHAGAETGNALADVLFGEANPAGRLTQTWPRSAEDLADILDYDIIKAERTYQYSTATPLYPFGHGLSYTTFDYTSPRLSTPVLTAEGTVRVSVTVTNTGRHAGEEVVQLYTHQRWSRDPQPHKRLRAFRRIRLETGESRTVTFTLRATELAHWDVTREKWVVEAATHDLLLGASSADVRQRLFLRVLGETIPPRNPYRETAAVNFDDYSGVTLTERGEQRGTAVTTSGGGWIRFHDVDLAVGTNAITALAANGSAHPSRVSVRLDGPDGRELGGVTVPATGDEHTYRRVRSALADGRGRRDLYLLLEGTLGLATFRIER, from the coding sequence ATGCGTTCCGTTCCACCCAATTCGTTCTCCCGCCGCCGCCTGTTTTCCCTGGCCGCCGGGGTCGCGGCCGGATCAGGGTTGGGAGGGACGCTCGCCCGCGGCGCCTCGGCCGAACAACTCGGTACGAGCGGTTTCCGCGACACCGCACTGCCGCTGGATGCCCGGGTCGAAGACCTGCTGGCGAGGCTCAACCTCGACGAGAAGGTCGCGTTGCTGCACCAGTACCAACCGGCCATCCCCCGGTTGGGGATCGCGGAGTTCAAAACCGGTACCGAGGCGCTGCACGGTCTCGCGTGGTCCAATGACAGGACGGCGAACGGTGCGGTGGTCACCGCGACCGCCACGGTTTTCCCGCAGGCCATCGGCCTGGCCAGCACGTGGGACCCTGAACTGGTCGAACGCGTGGGCGAGGCGGTCGGCACCGAGGCTCGTGGATACAACTCGGAAGCCCCGCACATCTGGGGGCTGCAATTGTGGGCGCCGACGGTGAACCTGTTGCGCGATCCCCGATGGGGGCGCAACGAGGAGGGGTACTCCGAAGACCCGCATCTCACCGGCGTGATCTCCACCGCGTACGGACGCGGTATCCAGGGGGACGATCCCGACCGGATCCGAGCCGCCCCCGTACTCAAGCACTACCTGGCCAACAACAACGAGATCCACCGCCACACCACCTCGGCGACGCTGCCGCCACGGGTCAAACACGAGTACTACGAAGCCGCCTTCGAACCGGCGTTGTCGGCCGGTGCGGCCACGGGGCTCATGTCGGCTTACAACCTGGTCAACGGCAGGCCGATGACCGTCCACCCCGACTTCGACGAGGTGGTGCGCAGCTGGGCACCACACCCCCTGTTCAACGTCACCGACGCCGGTGGACCCAACAACCTCACCGGAAGCCAGCACTACTACGCGACCCAACCGGAAGCCGACGCGGCGATCCTCAAGGCCGGTTTGGACAGCTTCACCGTCGACGACACCGACTCGGACAAGACGATCAACGCGGTCAAGACCGCACTCGAACGGGGACTGCTGACCGAGACAGATGTGGACCGGGCCGTTCGTCACATCCTGAGCGTGCGGTTACGACTCGGAGAGCTCGACCCGCACGGCGGTCCGTACGGGTGGATCGACAGGCGGTTCGTGGACAGTCCCGACCATCGCGCGTTGGCCAGGCGAGCCGCGACGGCGGCGACCGTGCTGTTGAAGAACGACCGGGGTGCGCTGCCACTGCGGCGCGACCGAGTGCGGCGGGTCGCCGTGATCGGCCAGCTCACCAACACCCTCTACACCGACTGGTACTCCGGTAACCTGCCCTACGAGGTGACACCGCTGGACGGCATCACCGCCGCACTCGGCCCGGAGGCAACGGTGACTTCCACCGAAGGCGTGGACAGGATCGTCCTGAAAGCACCGGACGGACGCCGCGTCACCGCCGGGACGGGCGAACATCCCCTGCGGGTCACCACGGACACGGACACCGCCACGCGGTTCGACGTCTTCGGCTGGGGCGAGGAGATCGTGACCCTGCGGGCGGTGTCGAACGGCAAGTACGTCTCGTTCGGTTCGGAACGCACGCTGGTCAACGACGCCGACCAGCCCCACGGGTGGTACGTGCGACAGCAGTTCAAACTGATCGCCGACGGCGGGGGCCACGTCCTGCAGTACGCCGGCAACGACGTCGGCGAGTCGTGGTTCGGTGACGCGAAGTACGTCGTCGTCGGTGACGACGGTCGGCTGCGTGTCAGCGCTTCCTCCCCGAGCGCGGCGACCACCTTCACCCGCGAGGTGGTGCGGAGCGGAAACGACGAGGCCGTCGAAGCCGCCGAAGGCGCCGACGCGGCGATCGTCGTGGCGGGCAGCATGCCGTTCATCAACGGGCGGGAGAGCGACGACCGGGGTGACCTGAACCTCGCGCCCACGCAGCAGGCGGTGCTGGAGCGGGTGCACGGGGCCAACCCGAACACCGTGCTGGTGCTGCAGAACAGCTACCCCACCACGATCACCTGGGCGCAGGACAACGTGGCCGCGATCCTGTGGACCACCCACGCCGGCGCGGAAACCGGCAACGCGCTGGCCGACGTGCTCTTCGGCGAGGCGAACCCGGCCGGACGACTCACCCAGACCTGGCCCCGCTCGGCGGAGGACCTCGCCGACATCCTCGACTACGACATCATCAAGGCCGAACGTACCTACCAGTACTCCACGGCGACGCCGCTGTACCCGTTCGGGCACGGACTGTCCTACACCACCTTCGACTACACCTCTCCTCGGCTGAGCACCCCCGTGCTCACCGCTGAGGGGACGGTCAGGGTGAGCGTGACCGTCACCAACACCGGCCGACACGCGGGCGAGGAGGTCGTGCAGCTCTACACCCACCAGCGGTGGTCCCGCGACCCGCAGCCCCACAAGCGGTTGCGCGCTTTTCGGCGGATCAGGCTCGAAACGGGCGAGAGTCGGACCGTGACCTTCACGCTGCGGGCGACCGAGCTCGCGCACTGGGACGTCACCAGGGAGAAATGGGTGGTCGAAGCGGCCACGCACGATCTGCTGCTCGGGGCTTCCAGCGCTGATGTCCGGCAGCGGCTCTTCCTGCGCGTGCTGGGCGAGACCATACCGCCGCGGAATCCGTACCGGGAGACGGCCGCGGTGAACTTCGACGACTACTCCGGCGTCACGCTCACGGAGCGCGGCGAACAGCGCGGCACCGCAGTCACCACCTCAGGTGGCGGGTGGATCCGTTTCCACGACGTCGACCTGGCGGTGGGCACGAACGCGATCACCGCGTTGGCGGCGAACGGCTCCGCGCACCCCTCGCGTGTCAGCGTGCGGCTCGACGGCCCCGACGGCAGGGAGCTCGGGGGAGTGACCGTACCGGCCACCGGGGACGAGCACACCTACCGCAGGGTTCGGTCCGCGCTGGCGGACGGGCGCGGTCGTCGGGACCTCTACCTGCTCCTGGAGGGCACGCTCGGGCTGGCTACCTTCCGGATCGAACGTTAG